Proteins from one Limnothrix sp. FACHB-406 genomic window:
- the crtD gene encoding C-3',4' desaturase CrtD has translation MTQSTATAANRPIVVIGAGIGGLTTAALLARRGRSVKVFDLAIVPGGCASTFRRRGFTFEVGATQVAGLEPGGIHHRIFGELGIELPAAQPCDPACAVFLPGETEPISVWRDPDRWRAERSRQFPGSEPFWRLLADLFRYSWEFQAGDPVLPPGNAWDVVQLLKAVKPSTLLTAPHAFSTVGDLLQRLGLAGDRRLKTFLDMQLKLYSQVGADETALLYAATALGLSQEPFGLYHLEGSMQVLSDRLLESLIRDGGQLQMRHRVERIITENGETTGVMVRNLKTDETWVEPAAAVVANVPIQNLIEMVDWPSDRPWFDRLATDFYRSRAEKLPEPSGAFVVYLGVDRAALPADCPPHLQFLYDWDGPVGENNSLFVSVSRDGDGRAPAGMATITASSFVDPQPWYRCRDRSEYEALKTRYTEEAIGKLGRYFQLDPGAIVHCEAATPRTFEDFTGRKFGYVGGLGMRVSTFGPFAIGNRTPVPGLWLVGDSTHPGEGTAGTSYSALTTVRQMTAAGF, from the coding sequence ATGACCCAATCCACCGCAACCGCTGCAAACCGCCCGATCGTGGTGATTGGGGCGGGAATTGGCGGCCTAACTACGGCGGCCCTGCTGGCGCGGCGGGGGCGATCGGTCAAGGTGTTTGACCTGGCGATCGTGCCGGGGGGCTGTGCGTCTACCTTTCGGCGGCGGGGCTTCACCTTTGAGGTGGGCGCGACCCAGGTGGCGGGGCTGGAGCCGGGCGGCATCCATCACCGGATTTTTGGTGAATTGGGCATCGAGTTGCCGGCCGCCCAGCCCTGCGATCCGGCTTGTGCGGTGTTTTTGCCGGGGGAAACGGAGCCAATTTCCGTGTGGCGCGACCCCGATCGCTGGCGGGCGGAACGATCTCGGCAATTTCCCGGTAGCGAACCTTTTTGGCGGCTGCTAGCAGATTTGTTTCGCTATAGCTGGGAGTTTCAGGCGGGCGATCCGGTGCTGCCGCCGGGCAATGCTTGGGATGTGGTGCAACTGCTGAAGGCGGTGAAACCCAGCACTTTGCTGACGGCTCCCCATGCCTTTTCGACGGTGGGCGACCTGTTGCAGCGGCTGGGCTTGGCGGGCGATCGCCGCTTGAAAACCTTTTTGGATATGCAACTGAAGCTCTATTCCCAGGTGGGGGCGGACGAAACGGCGCTGCTTTATGCGGCGACGGCGCTGGGGCTGTCCCAGGAACCCTTTGGGCTGTACCACCTGGAGGGCAGTATGCAGGTGTTGAGCGATCGCCTGTTGGAATCGTTAATCCGGGACGGTGGCCAGCTCCAAATGCGCCATCGGGTCGAGCGGATCATCACCGAAAACGGCGAAACCACGGGCGTGATGGTGCGGAACCTGAAAACCGATGAGACCTGGGTGGAACCGGCGGCGGCGGTGGTGGCCAATGTGCCGATTCAGAACTTAATTGAGATGGTGGACTGGCCGAGCGATCGCCCCTGGTTCGATCGCCTGGCCACGGACTTCTATCGATCGCGCGCCGAAAAACTGCCGGAACCCTCGGGCGCATTCGTGGTCTATTTGGGAGTCGATCGCGCGGCCCTACCCGCCGACTGCCCGCCCCACCTGCAATTTCTCTACGACTGGGACGGCCCCGTGGGCGAAAACAATTCGCTGTTTGTGTCCGTCAGCCGGGATGGCGATGGACGCGCCCCGGCCGGCATGGCAACGATCACCGCGTCCTCCTTTGTCGATCCGCAGCCCTGGTATCGTTGCCGCGATCGCTCCGAGTACGAAGCCCTCAAAACCCGCTACACGGAAGAGGCAATCGGCAAACTCGGGCGCTATTTCCAGCTCGATCCGGGGGCGATCGTCCATTGCGAAGCCGCCACCCCCCGCACCTTTGAAGACTTCACGGGCCGCAAATTTGGTTATGTGGGCGGTTTGGGAATGCGCGTTTCCACCTTTGGCCCCTTCGCGATCGGCAATCGCACGCCGGTTCCGGGCCTCTGGCTGGTGGGCGACTCCACCCACCCGGGCGAAGGCACAGCGGGTACGAGCTATTCCGCCCTCACCACCGTCCGCCAAATGACCGCCGCCGGGTTTTGA